One region of Streptomyces sp. NBC_00442 genomic DNA includes:
- the gcvP gene encoding aminomethyl-transferring glycine dehydrogenase has product MTANRISLSQLERGIPFEQRHIGPDAEAQAKMLAQVGYGSLDELTAAAVPEVIKSAGALNLPEARTEAEVLAELRRLADRNQVLAPMIGLGYYGTFTPPVILRNVMENPAWYTAYTPYQPEISQGRLEALLNFQTMVAELTGLPTSGASLLDEGTAAAEALALSRRVGKVKGGVYLIDADTLPQTVAVIQTRAEPTGVEVVVADLSDGIPAEIADRGVFGVLLQYPGASGQVRDLKPVIDRAHELGAIVTVAADLLALTLLASPGSLGADIAVGTTQRFGVPMGFGGPHAGFMAVQEKFARSLPGRLVGVSVDADGNKAYRLALQTREQHIRREKATSNICTAQVLLAVMAGMYAVYHGPDGLKQIAQRTHRYAVLLAEGLKAAGVDVVHEAHFDTLTVRVPGKAAEAVAAAREGGVNLHLVNADTVSISCDETTTRTQLAAVWAAFGADADVEALDAATADTLPAALLRSDEFLTHPVFHQHRSETAMLRYLRKLADRDYALDRGMIPLGSCTMKLNATTEMEPVTWPEFGQIHPFAPVEQAAGYLTLIRELEERLAEVTGYDAVSIQPNAGSQGELAGLLAVRAYHRANGDTQRTVCLIPSSAHGTNAASAVMAGMKVVVVKTADDGEVDADDLRAKIEQYRDELSVLMITYPSTHGVFEEHVADICAQVHEAGGQVYVDGANLNALVGLAKPGKFGGDVSHLNLHKTFCIPHGGGGPGVGPVGVRSHLAPYLPNHPLQPTAGPATGVGPISAAPWGSAGILPISWAYVRLMGGEGLKRATQVAVLAANYIAKRLEPHYPVLYTGPNGLVAHECIVDLRPLSKATGVSVDDIAKRLIDYGFHAPTMSFPVAGTLMIEPTESEDLGEIDRFCDTMIAIRGEIEKVASGAWPADDNPLANAPHTAAALGGEWNHAYSREDAVFPAGVSAADKYWPPVRRIDGAFGDRNLVCSCPPLDEYDH; this is encoded by the coding sequence ATGACCGCCAACCGCATTTCGCTCAGCCAGCTGGAGCGTGGCATTCCGTTCGAGCAGCGCCACATCGGGCCCGATGCCGAGGCGCAGGCGAAGATGCTCGCGCAGGTCGGCTACGGCTCGCTCGACGAGCTGACCGCCGCCGCCGTCCCCGAGGTCATCAAGAGCGCCGGGGCCCTGAACCTGCCCGAGGCGCGGACCGAGGCCGAGGTGCTCGCAGAGCTGCGCCGGCTCGCCGACCGCAACCAGGTGCTCGCACCCATGATCGGCCTGGGCTACTACGGCACCTTCACGCCGCCGGTGATCCTGCGCAACGTCATGGAGAACCCGGCCTGGTACACCGCGTACACGCCCTACCAGCCGGAGATCTCGCAGGGCCGTCTCGAAGCGCTGCTCAACTTCCAGACCATGGTCGCCGAGCTGACCGGCCTTCCGACCTCGGGCGCGTCCCTGCTCGACGAGGGCACCGCCGCGGCCGAGGCCCTCGCGCTGTCCCGCCGGGTCGGCAAGGTGAAGGGCGGGGTCTACCTGATCGACGCCGACACCCTGCCGCAGACCGTCGCCGTGATCCAGACGCGCGCCGAGCCGACCGGCGTCGAGGTCGTCGTCGCCGACCTGAGCGACGGCATCCCGGCCGAGATCGCCGACCGCGGCGTCTTCGGGGTGCTGCTCCAGTACCCGGGCGCCTCCGGCCAGGTCCGTGACCTCAAGCCGGTCATCGACCGGGCTCACGAACTCGGCGCGATCGTCACCGTCGCCGCCGATCTCCTCGCGCTCACCCTGCTCGCCTCGCCCGGATCTCTCGGCGCGGACATCGCGGTCGGCACGACCCAGCGCTTCGGCGTCCCGATGGGCTTCGGCGGACCGCACGCCGGGTTCATGGCCGTCCAGGAGAAGTTCGCCCGCAGCCTGCCCGGTCGCCTCGTCGGCGTCTCCGTCGACGCCGACGGCAACAAGGCCTACCGCCTGGCGCTGCAGACCCGCGAGCAGCACATCCGCCGCGAGAAGGCCACCAGCAACATCTGCACCGCCCAGGTGCTGCTCGCCGTCATGGCCGGGATGTACGCGGTCTACCACGGCCCGGACGGCCTGAAGCAGATCGCGCAGCGCACCCACCGCTACGCCGTGCTGCTGGCCGAAGGCCTGAAGGCCGCCGGGGTCGACGTCGTCCACGAGGCCCACTTCGACACCCTGACCGTGCGCGTGCCCGGCAAGGCCGCCGAGGCCGTCGCCGCCGCCCGCGAGGGCGGGGTCAACCTGCACCTGGTCAACGCCGACACCGTGTCCATCTCCTGCGACGAGACCACCACCCGGACCCAACTGGCCGCGGTCTGGGCCGCGTTCGGGGCCGACGCCGATGTGGAGGCGCTCGACGCCGCGACCGCCGACACCCTGCCCGCCGCTCTGCTGCGCAGCGACGAGTTCCTGACCCACCCGGTCTTCCACCAGCACCGCTCCGAGACCGCGATGCTGCGCTACCTGCGCAAGCTCGCCGACCGCGACTACGCGCTCGACCGCGGCATGATCCCGCTCGGCTCCTGCACCATGAAGCTGAACGCGACGACCGAGATGGAGCCGGTGACCTGGCCCGAGTTCGGGCAGATCCACCCCTTCGCGCCGGTCGAGCAGGCCGCCGGCTACCTCACGCTCATCCGTGAGCTGGAGGAGCGCCTCGCCGAGGTCACCGGATACGACGCGGTGTCCATCCAGCCCAACGCCGGTTCGCAGGGCGAGCTCGCGGGTCTGCTCGCGGTCCGTGCCTACCACCGCGCCAACGGCGACACGCAGCGCACCGTCTGCCTCATCCCGTCCTCCGCGCACGGCACCAACGCCGCGAGCGCCGTGATGGCCGGCATGAAGGTCGTCGTCGTCAAGACCGCCGACGACGGCGAGGTCGACGCCGACGACCTGCGCGCCAAGATCGAGCAGTACCGCGACGAGCTCTCGGTGCTGATGATCACCTACCCGTCCACGCACGGCGTGTTCGAGGAGCACGTCGCCGACATCTGCGCCCAGGTCCACGAGGCCGGCGGCCAGGTGTACGTCGACGGCGCCAACCTCAACGCGCTGGTGGGCCTGGCCAAGCCGGGCAAGTTCGGCGGCGACGTCTCGCACCTCAACCTGCACAAGACGTTCTGCATCCCGCACGGCGGCGGCGGCCCCGGCGTCGGCCCGGTCGGCGTGCGCTCGCACCTCGCGCCGTACCTGCCCAACCACCCGCTCCAGCCGACCGCGGGCCCGGCCACCGGTGTCGGCCCGATCTCGGCCGCCCCGTGGGGCTCGGCCGGCATCCTGCCGATCTCGTGGGCGTACGTACGTCTCATGGGCGGCGAGGGGCTCAAGCGGGCGACGCAGGTCGCCGTGCTCGCCGCGAACTACATCGCCAAGCGCCTGGAGCCGCACTACCCGGTGCTCTACACGGGCCCCAACGGTCTCGTCGCGCACGAGTGCATCGTGGACCTGCGCCCGCTGTCCAAGGCGACCGGCGTCAGCGTCGACGACATCGCCAAGCGCCTGATCGACTACGGCTTCCACGCGCCGACCATGTCGTTCCCGGTGGCCGGCACGCTGATGATCGAACCCACCGAGTCCGAGGACCTGGGCGAGATCGACCGGTTCTGCGACACCATGATCGCGATCCGCGGCGAGATCGAGAAGGTCGCCTCCGGCGCCTGGCCGGCCGACGACAACCCGCTCGCCAACGCCCCGCACACCGCGGCCGCGCTCGGCGGCGAGTGGAACCACGCCTACAGCCGTGAGGACGCCGTCTTCCCGGCCGGTGTGTCGGCCGCCGACAAGTACTGGCCGCCGGTGCGCCGCATCGACGGCGCCTTCGGCGACCGCAACCTGGTCTGCTCCTGCCCGCCGCTCGACGAGTACGACCACTGA
- a CDS encoding DUF5999 family protein, whose translation MCQHLPACPTAFSADREAAKPVAHHPEQGWSLLCNGVLLFEDTGELLPDGQIIAPHRPLTAEQVATAA comes from the coding sequence ATGTGCCAGCACCTGCCAGCCTGCCCGACAGCCTTCTCCGCCGACCGGGAAGCCGCGAAGCCCGTGGCACACCACCCGGAGCAGGGCTGGAGCCTGCTGTGCAACGGCGTCCTGCTCTTCGAGGACACCGGTGAGCTGTTGCCGGACGGGCAGATCATCGCCCCGCACCGGCCGCTCACGGCGGAACAGGTGGCGACGGCCGCCTAG